The Nitrospira sp. KM1 genome includes a window with the following:
- a CDS encoding phosphotransferase enzyme family protein gives MARITKYVPIISSTLAGQTLLDRLLPDYSIERPVECTFLYQGCNDTYAVRTANGPSYVLRVYRHGWRTFPDISYEIDALLHLVRKGVSVSRPIPATDGRIIRELPTLEGNRYAVLFTYAAGQELSFKNHEPRHLGRALGTLHHSMDDFYSPHRRAMIDWDHLIDIPLKRLEPLFTHRRKDWMYVRRLSERLRHEIDGLVLRDQGFCHGDVHEWNVHISNSKAITFFDFDLCGIGWRAYDLATLRWSARWAARETKVWGTFLKGYRERRALPPADLRAVPLFIGIRHVWLMGHHAGETQYRGQAIFRDLHIDRHLTFLRGCEKDYLRRRTGARR, from the coding sequence TTGGCCAGGATCACCAAATACGTCCCGATCATTTCCTCGACGCTGGCCGGTCAGACGCTCCTTGATCGATTGCTTCCTGATTATTCTATTGAGCGACCGGTTGAATGCACATTTCTGTATCAGGGCTGCAACGATACGTATGCCGTCAGGACCGCGAATGGTCCATCCTATGTGCTTCGAGTTTATCGCCATGGATGGCGAACTTTTCCGGACATTTCATATGAAATCGACGCGCTCCTCCACTTAGTCCGCAAAGGGGTATCAGTCTCACGGCCCATTCCGGCCACGGACGGACGGATCATTCGTGAGCTACCGACTCTCGAAGGAAATCGCTATGCCGTGCTGTTTACTTATGCAGCCGGACAAGAGTTGTCGTTCAAGAACCATGAGCCGCGACATTTGGGCCGGGCATTGGGAACGCTGCATCACTCTATGGATGATTTTTACAGTCCACATCGTCGTGCGATGATCGACTGGGACCATCTCATCGACATCCCGCTGAAGCGCCTTGAACCACTATTCACTCATCGGCGCAAAGATTGGATGTATGTACGGAGGCTCTCTGAAAGATTGCGACATGAGATAGACGGCCTTGTTCTCAGGGATCAAGGGTTTTGTCATGGAGATGTTCATGAATGGAACGTCCATATTTCAAACTCGAAAGCCATAACGTTTTTCGATTTCGATCTCTGCGGCATCGGATGGCGTGCCTATGATCTGGCTACACTTCGATGGAGCGCGAGATGGGCGGCACGAGAAACAAAAGTCTGGGGAACTTTTCTAAAAGGATATCGGGAAAGACGCGCACTCCCTCCCGCAGACCTCAGGGCTGTTCCGCTGTTCATCGGCATCCGTCATGTCTGGTTGATGGGGCACCACGCAGGGGAAACACAATATCGAGGACAGGCAATATTCAGAGACCTTCACATTGATCGCCATCTCACTTTCCTGCGGGGCTGCGAGAAGGACTATCTGCGACGCCGGACCGGCGCTCGCCGGTGA
- a CDS encoding ectonucleotide pyrophosphatase/phosphodiesterase, translating to MLGSWLLVFSVFFSAASLSAEDNAAHTSGKQPRSATAEVNHPKHRRTPFVLLVSLDGFRADYLDRYDLPNFRRLMREGARAQGLIPVFPSVTRPNHYSIVTGLYPERHGIVGHWFYDPDREEVFDNQTQTDATWYRGDPIWAVAERHGMLTACYFWVGCGAKAIKIPQTVPTSFDSTAANEVRVDQVLSWLQLPDAQRPHFLTLYIGDVDDAGHEFGPDSPELQIAVEKVDRELGRLLSGLDTLEHRHQIYVIVVSDHGMAHADPKNFVWMDDLGSEDGVFKDGVWMGTLATVANLHLIRGKSDAVTVRDQINRRLKQGKAFLREDTPASLHYRKDPRIGDVVVLMDRPYLIFWKGSQPVTLRGEHGWNTSDPDMHGIFLARGPGIKRGSQISAFENVDIYPFIAELLNLKISQDIDGHPHRLKHLIME from the coding sequence ATGCTAGGATCATGGTTGCTGGTGTTCTCGGTTTTCTTCTCGGCGGCATCCCTCTCAGCTGAAGACAATGCTGCTCATACTTCAGGTAAACAACCCCGGTCAGCTACTGCAGAAGTCAATCATCCAAAGCATCGCAGAACGCCATTCGTACTTCTCGTTTCCCTCGATGGCTTTCGTGCCGATTATCTCGATCGATATGATCTCCCGAATTTTCGACGCCTCATGAGAGAGGGAGCGCGAGCCCAGGGCCTTATTCCTGTCTTTCCCTCTGTGACGCGTCCCAACCACTATTCCATTGTGACGGGACTCTATCCAGAGCGTCATGGGATCGTGGGGCATTGGTTCTATGATCCAGATCGTGAAGAGGTCTTCGACAATCAAACACAGACCGATGCAACATGGTATCGGGGCGATCCCATCTGGGCCGTTGCGGAGCGCCACGGGATGCTGACCGCCTGCTATTTCTGGGTCGGCTGTGGTGCGAAAGCCATTAAGATTCCCCAAACTGTCCCAACCTCATTTGACTCAACCGCAGCAAATGAGGTGCGCGTAGATCAGGTCTTGTCGTGGTTACAATTGCCAGACGCTCAAAGACCGCATTTCCTGACGTTGTACATAGGTGACGTGGATGATGCAGGTCATGAGTTCGGCCCCGATTCACCCGAACTGCAGATAGCGGTGGAAAAAGTGGATCGTGAGTTGGGCCGCCTCCTCAGTGGATTAGATACACTTGAGCATCGCCATCAGATCTATGTGATTGTCGTCAGTGATCACGGAATGGCGCATGCCGATCCTAAAAACTTTGTTTGGATGGACGACCTTGGGTCTGAAGACGGGGTATTCAAGGATGGGGTATGGATGGGGACGCTGGCTACGGTTGCTAATCTCCATTTGATTCGAGGCAAGAGCGACGCTGTCACAGTTAGGGATCAGATTAATCGAAGGCTTAAACAGGGAAAGGCGTTTCTGAGAGAGGACACTCCAGCATCGTTACACTATCGGAAAGACCCCAGAATCGGCGACGTAGTTGTTCTCATGGACCGGCCGTATCTTATTTTCTGGAAGGGGAGTCAACCTGTCACCCTGCGGGGAGAACACGGATGGAATACGTCTGACCCAGACATGCACGGAATTTTTCTTGCAAGAGGTCCTGGTATTAAACGAGGGAGCCAAATTTCCGCATTCGAGAATGTCGATATCTACCCATTTATTGCGGAACTACTGAACCTTAAGATTTCTCAGGACATCGATGGTCATCCTCATCGATTGAAGCATTTGATCATGGAATGA
- a CDS encoding serine hydrolase encodes MEQFSSETRYTFPSGSTATFSAGWSFDFERSVLSSPESDLNLYFFEDAFDADVEALALRYWKKVNPDFDWKVYENASFPGSDGWSVIHQISYDVPVRESQSVFAVVRVVDEKAFISLAEGSAAAFGRRGAQFQTALYGWKPAGLKKEALGERTAKLFDDTLQNEFTELVNRLMTDLQIPGASIAVISDGKIVYERAFGVKQLGSPDEVQNTTPFMIGSITKPLTTLMLGKLVELGTITWDTPVQTLLPDFTLADKNLTSKMLMKHTACACTGMPRRDLFVIGPEDVSAEDMIVQMASWKPTTGFGETFQYSNELVAVGGYAGASAYRRSSSLFRSYQQAMNDLIFMPLGMHTSFVKPSPEQNSSLAAPHAQDFNGTMTAIPQAIDNMVYSVAPAGSIWSTAGDLAKYVLLELNEGKGENGQQLVASDQIQKRRAQGVKISDTAWYGLGLGILDDRGLQAIGHNGGTFGFSSDLWFVPKDRLGMVVLTNAGMSHAFHDIVRQKLMELLYDAEKKSEERIISVLRREEDGLKQAHERVKTQPTDIEWIKEYVGTYHNGELGVLEVKMLNNDIVFDVGRWSSTIGSAVEHDGDKLIALTAAPWSGSWEIMVVNKPKKLILDFGQHKYEFVEAQKD; translated from the coding sequence ATGGAGCAGTTTAGCAGCGAAACCAGATATACGTTTCCCTCCGGAAGCACTGCGACGTTCTCAGCGGGTTGGTCATTTGATTTCGAACGCAGTGTGCTCAGCAGTCCGGAAAGCGATCTCAATCTGTATTTCTTTGAAGACGCGTTTGATGCAGACGTGGAAGCGTTAGCGTTGCGGTATTGGAAGAAGGTCAATCCAGATTTTGATTGGAAAGTGTATGAAAATGCCTCTTTTCCTGGCAGTGACGGGTGGAGTGTAATCCATCAGATTAGCTACGACGTGCCTGTAAGAGAGAGCCAATCCGTATTCGCAGTGGTTCGGGTTGTTGATGAGAAAGCGTTCATCAGTTTGGCCGAAGGGTCTGCAGCCGCATTTGGACGGCGCGGCGCCCAATTTCAGACGGCGTTATACGGCTGGAAGCCAGCGGGATTGAAGAAGGAAGCGTTGGGAGAACGCACCGCCAAACTATTCGATGACACGTTACAAAATGAGTTCACCGAACTGGTTAACAGGCTCATGACCGACCTTCAAATTCCAGGGGCGTCCATTGCAGTGATTTCTGATGGAAAAATCGTCTACGAGCGAGCGTTCGGCGTCAAACAGCTGGGTAGTCCCGATGAGGTCCAGAACACGACGCCATTTATGATCGGCTCTATAACCAAACCGCTAACCACCTTAATGCTCGGCAAGCTCGTGGAGTTGGGAACGATCACGTGGGACACACCCGTTCAAACTTTGCTTCCGGACTTCACGCTGGCGGATAAGAATTTGACATCCAAAATGCTCATGAAGCACACCGCCTGTGCGTGCACCGGCATGCCACGGCGAGATTTATTTGTCATTGGGCCCGAGGACGTTTCAGCGGAGGACATGATTGTGCAGATGGCTTCCTGGAAACCAACCACCGGATTTGGAGAAACCTTTCAGTACTCCAATGAGCTGGTTGCCGTAGGGGGATATGCCGGCGCATCGGCCTACAGACGATCAAGCTCATTGTTTCGCAGCTATCAGCAGGCCATGAACGATCTCATCTTTATGCCACTAGGGATGCACACGAGCTTTGTCAAACCTTCACCCGAACAGAATTCATCGCTGGCCGCTCCACATGCACAGGATTTCAATGGAACCATGACCGCCATCCCTCAAGCGATCGACAACATGGTCTACAGTGTCGCGCCTGCCGGATCGATCTGGTCCACAGCTGGAGATTTGGCCAAGTACGTCTTGTTGGAGCTGAACGAGGGGAAAGGGGAAAACGGCCAACAGCTTGTGGCCTCAGACCAAATACAAAAGCGGCGTGCCCAGGGTGTGAAGATTAGTGATACCGCCTGGTATGGGTTGGGATTAGGTATCCTGGATGACAGGGGCCTTCAGGCGATCGGGCACAACGGGGGCACGTTTGGGTTCTCATCAGATCTCTGGTTCGTGCCGAAAGACCGGCTGGGAATGGTGGTGTTGACCAATGCGGGAATGTCCCATGCTTTTCACGACATCGTGAGACAGAAACTAATGGAGTTGTTGTATGACGCAGAGAAGAAGTCAGAGGAGCGAATCATCTCCGTACTTCGGCGGGAAGAAGATGGCTTGAAACAAGCACATGAGAGGGTCAAAACACAACCGACCGATATTGAATGGATCAAGGAGTATGTGGGGACCTATCACAATGGTGAACTTGGCGTGCTTGAAGTAAAAATGCTGAATAATGATATTGTCTTCGATGTTGGTCGATGGAGTTCCACGATAGGGTCCGCTGTCGAACACGATGGAGACAAGTTGATCGCGCTCACTGCGGCTCCTTGGTCAGGGTCCTGGGAAATCATGGTAGTCAACAAGCCGAAGAAACTGATCCTCGATTTTGGACAGCATAAGTATGAGTTCGTTGAGGCACAGAAAGACTGA
- a CDS encoding methyltransferase domain-containing protein encodes MHRSDKIQVFDKALAVLDLRAGEKQAVLDIGCGTGELLGRLAQVVRNDSKLIGLDALERSIAQAKTDHPNVEFICYKFDDRLPFPDKLFDVVVSIDTIECIKNKQALLSEIHRVLKPCGKVLAMHWDWDTQTYSVKNKNLARKAVWAFSDWKQPWMDDCDGQMGRKLWGLFEGSNKFHGRPDTFCLLETKFEPGHYGFDRMQDLAALVSPANVDQEDYEALKSELSESHANGQYLYSVTSFIYLGQKI; translated from the coding sequence TTGCACCGTTCAGATAAAATACAGGTTTTCGATAAAGCACTCGCTGTGCTTGACCTTCGAGCAGGAGAGAAACAGGCGGTTCTCGACATCGGGTGCGGCACAGGAGAATTACTTGGCCGCCTTGCACAAGTGGTACGGAATGACTCCAAACTCATCGGCCTCGACGCGCTGGAACGATCCATTGCTCAGGCCAAGACAGACCATCCGAACGTGGAGTTTATCTGTTACAAATTCGACGATCGATTGCCATTTCCGGATAAGCTCTTTGATGTGGTTGTGTCCATCGATACCATCGAATGTATTAAGAATAAACAAGCTTTGCTCAGTGAGATCCATCGGGTTCTCAAACCGTGTGGAAAGGTTCTCGCCATGCACTGGGACTGGGATACACAGACGTACAGCGTCAAAAATAAGAACCTCGCACGAAAAGCTGTTTGGGCATTCTCCGACTGGAAACAACCATGGATGGACGACTGCGACGGACAGATGGGCAGAAAACTTTGGGGCCTGTTTGAGGGAAGCAACAAATTCCACGGGCGTCCGGATACATTTTGCCTTCTCGAAACGAAATTTGAGCCCGGCCACTATGGCTTTGACCGCATGCAAGATCTAGCAGCGCTTGTCAGCCCGGCCAACGTTGATCAGGAAGACTATGAGGCGCTTAAGTCTGAATTGTCTGAGAGTCACGCCAACGGGCAATATCTTTATAGCGTGACGTCATTTATCTATCTCGGACAAAAGATTTAG
- a CDS encoding DUF5989 family protein, with the protein MSLVSGARDYSQLIHDVQAYVMERRSYWLAPLIFAILMLATLAFFLEGSVMAPAIYSIF; encoded by the coding sequence ATGAGTCTTGTATCGGGAGCTCGGGACTACTCACAGTTGATTCATGACGTGCAGGCGTACGTAATGGAGCGACGGTCGTACTGGCTGGCTCCGCTCATCTTTGCCATCCTGATGCTTGCGACGCTGGCGTTTTTCCTTGAAGGAAGTGTTATGGCTCCAGCCATTTATTCGATATTCTGA
- a CDS encoding 4Fe-4S binding protein, with protein MISLAAVHAYIAVHLISWHVFGIEIWGKTAMMGVPSLAKGWINAASIMVILILLSIFIFGRGFCGWVCHMRGAIEFADWILRKLKVQQYLNVRERNVLVNTQHRWLLRVGALFVLLLPVIILVHNVGFTPRVDVMSPPPVADLPGYEGQAFAKTAPFNFSIQANWHDFLLAFGLAVFIQFTMSVVLNLRYGHGAFCRILCPYATMMVPLMNISPVQSKITRVAQCTGCRDCSNACPQGIDVSREIFHFNGKVINRECIKCYACIDACDDHVLRDTSAPAVAQTDRLKPYEKRPWQQELVRKDGYRTDARHMQVYEPLGPVTDFLSIIVALVAGGISSRFGGFWFYPGAIFAFILFRDAALRSSRQIAKWQGQHKI; from the coding sequence ATGATCTCGCTCGCGGCCGTGCATGCCTACATCGCCGTTCACCTCATTTCCTGGCATGTCTTCGGGATCGAAATCTGGGGCAAGACGGCCATGATGGGGGTGCCATCTCTCGCCAAGGGCTGGATCAATGCCGCGTCAATCATGGTGATCCTCATTCTCCTGTCGATTTTCATATTCGGCCGTGGATTCTGCGGATGGGTCTGCCACATGCGCGGTGCGATCGAATTCGCAGATTGGATTTTGAGAAAACTCAAGGTGCAACAGTATCTGAACGTTCGCGAGCGAAACGTGCTCGTGAACACGCAGCATCGATGGCTGCTCCGTGTCGGTGCGCTATTTGTGCTTCTGCTGCCCGTCATCATTCTCGTTCATAACGTTGGATTCACTCCACGGGTGGACGTGATGTCGCCGCCTCCGGTGGCGGACTTGCCCGGGTACGAAGGACAGGCGTTTGCCAAGACCGCCCCGTTCAACTTCTCCATTCAAGCCAATTGGCACGATTTCCTCTTGGCCTTCGGGTTGGCCGTCTTCATCCAATTTACGATGAGCGTCGTGCTGAATCTGCGTTACGGGCATGGCGCCTTCTGTCGGATTCTCTGCCCGTATGCGACGATGATGGTGCCTCTGATGAACATCTCGCCTGTGCAGTCGAAGATCACTCGTGTCGCTCAATGTACCGGCTGCCGCGACTGCAGCAACGCCTGTCCTCAGGGCATCGATGTGAGTCGGGAAATCTTTCACTTCAACGGCAAGGTCATCAACCGCGAATGCATCAAATGTTACGCCTGCATCGACGCCTGTGATGATCATGTGCTCAGGGACACGTCAGCACCGGCGGTGGCACAGACCGACAGACTGAAGCCGTATGAAAAGCGCCCGTGGCAACAGGAACTGGTTCGCAAAGACGGCTATCGAACTGATGCGAGGCACATGCAGGTGTACGAGCCCCTGGGACCGGTGACCGATTTTCTCTCGATCATCGTGGCATTGGTTGCAGGAGGCATCTCGTCGCGTTTCGGCGGGTTCTGGTTTTATCCGGGGGCGATCTTCGCCTTTATCCTGTTTCGTGATGCGGCCCTGCGAAGCAGCAGGCAGATCGCGAAATGGCAGGGCCAGCACAAAATATGA
- a CDS encoding IS3 family transposase (programmed frameshift), with product MKRSKFSEEQIVYALRQAESGTPIGDVCRQLGIAEQTFYAWKKKYAHLGVSELRRLRQLEEENSRLKRLVADLSLDKHMLSEGLAKKSLRPARRRELAHWLHETCSVSCLRACRLAQFSRAAWYRTSRAKDQSALRLRLRDLAHARPRFGYQRIWVLLRREGWVSNRKRVRRLYRLDGLQLRMRVRRRKHIALHRGPAPVAVGPHERWSMDFVHDSLADGRPFRILTVVDNWSRSSPVLEVGFRMTGMLVSQVLDRVLGTAAGPRSITVDHGTEFQSRALEDWAYRRGVQLDFIRPGKPVENAFIESLNGRLRDECLNVHQFVSWAEAQAIVEAWRVDYNHHRPHSSLGHLTPMEFVSQRQIMQTVEEVVCSG from the exons ATGAAGCGGTCGAAGTTCTCCGAAGAGCAGATTGTCTACGCCCTGCGACAGGCCGAGTCGGGCACCCCGATTGGGGATGTCTGTCGGCAACTTGGGATAGCCGAGCAGACCTTCTACGCGTGGAAAAAGAAGTACGCCCACCTGGGAGTGAGCGAACTCCGACGGTTACGCCAGCTCGAGGAAGAAAATAGCCGGCTGAAACGGCTCGTGGCCGATCTCTCGCTGGATAAGCATATGCTGTCGGAGG GCCTTGCGAAAAAAAGTCTGAGGCCCGCCCGCCGTCGAGAACTCGCGCACTGGTTGCACGAGACGTGCTCGGTGAGCTGTCTGCGGGCCTGTCGACTGGCGCAGTTTAGTCGCGCGGCCTGGTATCGAACAAGTCGGGCGAAAGATCAATCGGCACTACGGTTGCGTCTCCGTGATCTGGCTCACGCGCGACCCCGCTTTGGCTATCAGCGGATCTGGGTGCTGTTACGGCGTGAAGGGTGGGTGAGCAATCGCAAACGGGTGCGCCGCCTTTATCGCCTCGACGGTTTACAGCTGCGCATGCGGGTGCGGCGCCGCAAGCACATCGCGCTCCACCGGGGGCCGGCTCCGGTGGCGGTGGGTCCACACGAGCGCTGGAGCATGGACTTTGTGCATGATAGTCTCGCCGACGGCCGGCCGTTTCGGATTCTGACCGTCGTCGATAACTGGAGTCGCTCTAGCCCGGTGCTCGAGGTGGGATTTCGCATGACCGGCATGCTAGTGAGTCAGGTTCTGGATCGGGTGCTCGGCACAGCGGCGGGGCCGCGCTCGATTACGGTGGATCATGGGACGGAATTTCAGTCTCGCGCCTTGGAAGATTGGGCCTACCGTCGCGGGGTACAACTGGACTTCATCCGACCGGGCAAGCCCGTGGAGAATGCCTTCATTGAGTCATTGAATGGCCGTCTACGTGATGAGTGTTTGAATGTGCATCAGTTCGTCTCCTGGGCGGAGGCGCAAGCGATTGTCGAAGCCTGGCGGGTGGATTACAATCACCACCGCCCCCACAGCTCACTCGGCCACCTGACACCGATGGAGTTTGTCAGTCAACGTCAGATCATGCAGACCGTCGAGGAAGTCGTCTGTTCTGGGTAA
- a CDS encoding DUF2934 domain-containing protein: MAQWFAQWYFGTYRPFYLWATTSAPFMAPGNDTDADSNRRVEVFREQIANRAYDIYQQRIHQGALDDWLQAEGELLGQ, encoded by the coding sequence ATGGCTCAGTGGTTTGCTCAATGGTACTTCGGCACATATCGTCCATTTTATTTATGGGCCACAACATCGGCTCCTTTCATGGCTCCAGGGAACGACACGGATGCAGATAGCAATCGGCGAGTAGAGGTCTTTCGTGAGCAGATTGCCAATAGAGCGTATGACATTTATCAGCAGCGTATTCATCAAGGCGCACTAGATGACTGGCTGCAAGCCGAAGGGGAATTGCTTGGGCAGTAA
- a CDS encoding DUF4156 domain-containing protein encodes MRRTWTIFCLGVLAGCAAVEVESGARQVRIVTSEPQGCEYLGEVTGNQGNFLTGGFTSNANLETGARNDMKNEAAKMGANTVQMLTNRAGQTGTMGQGSGSMEQTNVTYTGIAYKCPPTH; translated from the coding sequence ATGCGGAGGACGTGGACGATCTTCTGTCTTGGAGTGCTTGCAGGCTGCGCGGCGGTGGAGGTGGAATCCGGTGCTCGACAGGTGAGGATCGTCACCAGCGAACCCCAAGGCTGTGAATACCTCGGCGAGGTCACGGGCAATCAGGGTAACTTTCTCACGGGTGGCTTCACGAGCAATGCGAATCTCGAGACCGGCGCGCGAAATGACATGAAGAACGAGGCCGCGAAGATGGGAGCCAATACGGTCCAAATGCTCACGAACCGGGCAGGACAGACCGGAACCATGGGGCAGGGAAGCGGCAGCATGGAACAAACGAATGTGACATACACAGGAATTGCTTATAAATGCCCTCCCACCCATTGA
- a CDS encoding methyltransferase domain-containing protein: MQATERYTPGYSDLAVQYMRRRHAERDAAFVLPNLHSGMRLLDCGCGPGTITRGLARTLSPGTVVGIDCDHRQVHLTQRSIVDEPTSNLWVSTASLYALPFANRTFDAVFSHALFEHLADPLKGLREIYRVLRPGGIAAISSPDWNGTLVAPPDASVHEIIKQFTRMQQDNHGDPFAGSRLGEWLDAAGFAGIRLSARYDCYEDPSLIIRLMGERLKSRHRDAGNGQSSDGNLARLLTEAEQWSTRPGVLFGQAFVEAIASVPS; encoded by the coding sequence ATGCAGGCCACTGAACGATATACGCCGGGCTATAGCGATCTCGCCGTGCAATACATGAGACGGCGGCATGCCGAACGGGATGCCGCTTTCGTTCTTCCGAATCTCCATTCGGGTATGAGGTTGTTGGACTGCGGCTGTGGACCGGGAACGATCACCAGAGGACTGGCGCGAACGCTCTCTCCTGGAACCGTGGTCGGCATTGATTGCGATCATCGTCAGGTGCACCTGACGCAACGGTCGATTGTGGACGAGCCGACGAGCAATCTATGGGTGAGCACGGCAAGTCTCTACGCCCTACCCTTCGCGAACCGCACCTTCGACGCCGTATTTTCGCACGCCTTGTTCGAGCACCTTGCCGACCCTTTAAAGGGATTGCGAGAAATCTATCGGGTCCTGCGTCCTGGTGGGATCGCGGCAATTTCAAGTCCGGATTGGAACGGCACGCTCGTCGCTCCGCCTGATGCATCCGTCCACGAGATCATCAAGCAGTTCACGCGGATGCAGCAAGACAATCATGGAGACCCCTTTGCCGGCAGCCGGCTTGGAGAGTGGCTGGACGCGGCAGGCTTCGCCGGCATACGGCTCTCAGCACGCTACGATTGCTATGAAGATCCGAGCCTGATCATCCGGCTGATGGGCGAGCGTCTCAAGAGCAGACATCGTGATGCCGGCAATGGGCAGTCATCGGATGGAAATCTCGCACGGCTCTTGACCGAGGCCGAGCAATGGTCGACCCGCCCGGGTGTCCTATTTGGACAAGCCTTCGTAGAGGCAATCGCCTCTGTCCCCAGCTGA
- a CDS encoding DEAD/DEAH box helicase gives MTTEELERLLAQQPIALLHRLARGRVHRHFRAGKRRLIELLLHHSATNRAGFESDLMALIGERQQRPPAAPRERHAPRPAAPAHAPRPPTHPHHEGESHEASVLLNDWLSGIGVPPPQPFVPDEWQLDALEKLQTGDVVVSVPTGSGKTYVAVEAAKRAIEENRTVIYTSPLKALSNTKFTEFSRIFGQERVGILTGDRRDNSQAPLLIMTTEILRNLLYDAAGGEIDLRLDTLGLVIMDESQYLADPERGVVWEETIIFCPSQARLLLLSASIGNPHDIADWLTSIRSVPAHLIKHTKRTVPLRAGYLHPDGKLTPLFRTIGIPHGHPGYLHPEAKRLFTRYEDETSSPRSRR, from the coding sequence ATGACGACGGAAGAACTCGAACGGCTGCTCGCGCAACAACCGATCGCATTGCTGCACCGGCTCGCGCGCGGCCGCGTGCATCGGCATTTCCGTGCCGGAAAACGCCGCCTGATCGAACTGTTGCTTCACCATTCGGCGACTAATCGCGCGGGCTTCGAATCCGATCTCATGGCGCTCATCGGGGAACGCCAACAGCGCCCTCCGGCGGCGCCGCGAGAACGTCATGCGCCAAGACCGGCCGCTCCGGCGCACGCGCCGCGTCCGCCTACTCATCCGCACCATGAAGGTGAGTCGCACGAAGCGTCGGTATTGCTGAACGACTGGCTCTCCGGCATCGGCGTCCCTCCTCCTCAACCATTCGTGCCGGACGAATGGCAACTGGACGCGCTCGAAAAATTGCAGACCGGTGATGTCGTGGTCAGCGTGCCCACCGGCAGCGGAAAGACCTATGTCGCGGTGGAAGCGGCCAAGCGTGCCATCGAGGAGAACAGAACCGTCATATACACGTCGCCGTTGAAGGCGCTGTCCAATACGAAATTCACCGAGTTCTCGCGTATTTTCGGTCAAGAACGCGTGGGGATTCTTACGGGGGATCGCCGCGACAACAGCCAGGCTCCGCTCTTGATCATGACGACGGAGATTCTGCGCAATCTCCTGTACGATGCGGCGGGAGGCGAGATCGACCTGCGGCTCGATACGCTTGGGCTCGTCATCATGGATGAATCGCAGTATCTGGCCGATCCCGAACGCGGAGTGGTATGGGAAGAGACGATCATCTTCTGTCCATCGCAGGCGCGGCTGCTGTTATTGTCGGCCTCGATCGGCAACCCGCACGACATCGCGGACTGGCTCACCTCCATTCGATCCGTACCCGCCCATCTGATCAAGCACACCAAACGTACGGTGCCGTTGCGCGCAGGGTACCTGCACCCGGATGGCAAACTGACCCCGCTCTTCCGCACGATCGGTATCCCGCACGGTCATCCGGGCTATTTACACCCGGAGGCCAAGCGGTTGTTCACCCGCTACGAAGACGAGACGTCCTCACCGCGTTCTCGAAGATGA